ATTACCTGGGGTAATTTTCTGCAAAGTCATTGGTTCCCAGTACATCGTGTTTCTACTTGGTAAAGTGTCCTGTCTCACGGTCACGTGTCTTGCTGTGGAAAGATGGTACTCTGTGGTTAAGCCTGTCAAATATCGACTTAAGTTTAAAAGAGGAAGAGTTTATGTGTATCTTGTAATAATATGGACAACCTGTCTCTTATTGCATTCTTTTGTACTGTTTGAAATGACGCTTGATGAAAAAAAGCTGCGATGTGTGTGGATAACATCCAATTTTCCCAAACGACTAACAGCAATGACAATCACCATGGTGACATTCTTTGTTCCAAATGCAGTTACTTGGGTTACTTATCTTCACATTGCTTTTGCGCTTAAGAGGTCCCCAGCAATTAATAGAAATAATGCACGTATCACTCTCACACGGTTTAAGCTTCTGCGCATGTGTATTATAGTAGCCCTGCTATTTACAATATGCTGGTTTCCAAATCAGCTTTATTTTGTCCTGGCTTCTTATGACCTTGTCAGACTGGAGTCGCCTTTCCATCACTTCACCGTCGTCCTTGCTATGTTCAACTCGTGCACCAATCCTGTCATTTATTGCTCTACAAACCGGGAATTTAGAAAAGGGTTTCTTATGCTACTTTGCCCTTTCTTTAATTCCTGCCGATGCAAGAAACGAAGAGAGACAAGTCTAGCACAGGAAAACAGATTGAAAGTAGCAACTAGAGAATTTGAAATGGGAAAATCTGACGGTGGTGTGATGTTGAATGTTCGTAATTTGGTCAATCAAGGGTACGAAGTGGACGACTGCAAGCAacaggaaaccagtggtgttTGCAGTGAGCTTATTTGAAAAATCGGTTAACTGGCTTTTCTCTTCACTTCAGTCTTTTCAGCTGTGGTCAGGCTTGTTACACTTTCGCTAAGCTTCCGGCTGACGTAGACGAAGCGGACTGCTTTCTTACAGTCAGCGTTAGTTCAACAGGTGGTAAGTGTGAGTACTCGGGGAAAGTGGTCCCTAGCTTCATTCCTGGCGATAGGAGCCCATGGGCCCCTGCTGGCGAAAAATGCCTGATTGGTCGATACGTGACCACGTGACATTTCCTTAATTCAGCATGACGGCAAAACTTTCATCGTCTCTTGTTTAGAACTGCGGCTTAAGAGTTGCATGCAGACTGCGTATATTTTTTTTGAACGGCttaaactttttattatcctttattTTATAATGAGCCGGACATTTTGTTCGTGAAAAGATAAAGCGAAATGTCTGCAGCTGCTGTCTACTCCAACAGGActtttatcattaaaactcGAACTTGAACTAAATGAACTTCAGCGTCTGCATCAACAGTCTTTCCATTGTGAACAGGTGCAATTCAGTGAATGACACTCAACAGCCGATTATGACCGAGTTAATTTTctctacttttttcttttttcgcttccCATTCCCCTTTCTAGGTTTTTCGTTTCTACTTAACATCCGTAAAAAATGACTAAGTACTATTTTAGTGAATAAATTCACGCgggttattttattttgcattaAGAGTATTGTCATAGTGTACAATATTTCAAGTTCATCGTTAACATCCGCTAATTTATGGAGTACGCAAATGAGTCAAGTGTCTTGCATCAGATATAAAAGATCTAAATTAAGTAAAATGAATACAAATCTACGTCAAACCCTTACCCTGTCAGAACGTTCTTTTACAATTTGGCGTTTAttcccattttttcatttttccgttCCCAGTGACTCGCTCCCCAATCTGCTTTCTGCGTTTTAGTAAAAGTCTTGTGGTACACATACCTGCTCTATGAAAGAGACAGTGTAAAATTAGAAAAGTAATATCAGACATAGCAATGTtatgaaaataacattttaaaatctattttagcactgaaaaaagttg
The genomic region above belongs to Porites lutea chromosome 12, jaPorLute2.1, whole genome shotgun sequence and contains:
- the LOC140921486 gene encoding allatostatin-A receptor-like codes for the protein MLNNKSAPSYLTNMSTPTTPPASAVAYSYLLPVAFGFIAALALIGNGLFCILILKNYRMLRSAYNLLIFSLAVTDMITGVFIGVTPNYLVALSSYQAPGRLPGVIFCKVIGSQYIVFLLGKVSCLTVTCLAVERWYSVVKPVKYRLKFKRGRVYVYLVIIWTTCLLLHSFVLFEMTLDEKKLRCVWITSNFPKRLTAMTITMVTFFVPNAVTWVTYLHIAFALKRSPAINRNNARITLTRFKLLRMCIIVALLFTICWFPNQLYFVLASYDLVRLESPFHHFTVVLAMFNSCTNPVIYCSTNREFRKGFLMLLCPFFNSCRCKKRRETSLAQENRLKVATREFEMGKSDGGVMLNVRNLVNQGYEVDDCKQQETSGVCSELI